The window GCTGGCGACGGTACCCAAGTCCGCCACGCCACTGGCCCTGTGGCTGGTGCTGCTGGCCGCCGCTGGCGCCTTTGCGCTGACCATGGGCACGCGCCAGACCATGGGCCTGTTCCTGTCCGCACTCAATACCTCCACAGGCTTGGGCATTGGCAGCATCAGCCTGGCGTTTGCATTTGGCCAGCTGTGGTGGGGCCTGACCCAGCCATTTGCCGGGGCGGTGGCCGACCGCATCGGCACGGGCCGCGTCATCCTGTTGGGCGTAGCGCTGGTGGCGCTGGGCACGTTCATCACGCCGTATATGACCACCACGGCTGGGCTGATCTTTGCGATTGGCGTGTTGGCTGCAGGTGGTGCGGGCATGGCGGGGCCGTCCGTGCTGATGGCGGCCACTGCGCGGCTGGTGCCGCTGCAAAAGCGCGGGCTGGCCAGCGGCATCGTCAACGCGGGCGGCTCGTTCGGGCAGTTTGTGATGGCGCCCATCGCCATCAGCCTGACGGCCGCCGTGGGCTGGGCCAGCGCCATGCAGTGGCTGGGCGTACTGGTGCTGCTGGCTCTGCCGGCGGTGTGGGTGCTCAAGGGCAACTCCAACGCGCTGGCAGCGCAGGCCGCTGCCGCCTCTGGCCAGAAGGCGCTGACCGCGCGCGAGGCCATTGCCCAGGCGTTGGCCACGCCCAGCTATCGGTACCT of the Acidovorax sp. 107 genome contains:
- a CDS encoding MFS transporter, which gives rise to MTNNHTPLATVPKSATPLALWLVLLAAAGAFALTMGTRQTMGLFLSALNTSTGLGIGSISLAFAFGQLWWGLTQPFAGAVADRIGTGRVILLGVALVALGTFITPYMTTTAGLIFAIGVLAAGGAGMAGPSVLMAATARLVPLQKRGLASGIVNAGGSFGQFVMAPIAISLTAAVGWASAMQWLGVLVLLALPAVWVLKGNSNALAAQAAAASGQKALTAREAIAQALATPSYRYLAAGFLVCGFHVAFLATHLPGVIAACGLAPEVGGWALAVIGLFNIVGSLAMGWAVGRWRMKSLLSLLYATRGLAVLIFLFAPKTPAVVLVFAAVMGVTFLSTVPPTVGLVAKMFGTANMAMLFGIVMLSHQMGGFLGAYLGGTVFQATGSYDWVWYIDIVLAVGAALVNLPIREARLARPAATAA